The genomic interval AGATCTACACGGCAACTGCGACTACACCCTGCTCGAAGGCCGCACGCTGCGTGGACAGGTGAAAAAGGTGTTTTTGCGCGGCACGCTGATTGTGGATGGGCCGCAGTGGCTGGGGCGCGAAGGCATGGGCCGGTTTGTGCCACGTGGCGAAGTGCGCGCGTTTTAGGTTTTGCTATTTTATTTAAGTAAATTTTTGATAGCTGCTCACGATTATTTCATAAGCACTGGATGCCAATAATGTATGTAAAAAATGGCCTATTTTCTCAAAAAATGGCTTTGACCCTGCTTTGGCATTCCCAGCCCGTATGATTGCTATATGGATAAGAGCAAACCAAGCAATCTGGATGCGCTGCGGGACCTGATTGGCCGTGAAAGCGAACGCCTCACGCCGCGCATGCGCGACGCGGCCCGCTACGCGGTAGACCACCCCAACGACATCGCGCTGAACCCGGTGGCTACGGTGGCGGCGGCGGCCCAGATCGCGCCCGCAGCCTTCATCCGCATGGCCAAGGCGCTGGGGTTCGATGGCTACTCGGACCTGCAGCGGCTGTTCCGCGCGCCGCTGCAGCATGCAGGCAAGCCGACTTTTCGCGAGCGTATCCGCCACTTTGGCGGTGAGCAGACGCTGGACAACCCCGACGACCCCGCCGAGGTGCTGCGCGCCTTCAGCCAGGCCAACGTGGTGTCGCTGGAGCATTTGCAGGACGATGCCGCCAGCCTGCCGCTGCAGGAGGCGATTGCCCTGATCCAGAACGCCCGCATCGTGCATGTGCTAGGCCTGCGCCGCTCGTACGCGGTGGCGGCCTACCTGGCTTACGCGCTGAACCGGGTCGGCCAGCCCGCGGTGCAGATCACCGGCCTGGGCGGTGCCATTGCCGAGCAGGCCAGCACCGCCAGCCCGCAAGACCTGTTGATCGCCATCAGCTTTCCGCCCTACGCGGCCGACACCCTGCAGGTGTGCGAACAGGTGCGCCTGCGCGGTGCCAAGCGGCTCGCCATTACCGATGCCTTCATGAGCCCGGTGGCCAAGGGGGCCGACCTGGTGCTGGAGGTGAACGACGCCAAGCTGCTGGGCTTTCGCTCGCTGACCTCGGCCATGTGCCTGGCCCAGACCCTGGCCATGGGCCTGGCCTTCGCCAAACGCAACAAACGCTCCAAAAAGACACCGCTGGTGGCGGACCTGGACGACATCGACTGCTGATATGACCACCCTGGTGATTGAACCCCTGACCGCGGAAGCCTTCCGCCCATTCGGTGATGTCATCGAAGCCAGCGACAACGCGCGGCATTTCTCCATCAACGACGGCTTTGCCGAGCGCTACCACGACCTGGCTTGCATTGATGTGGAAAGCGGCGATGGGCGCGCCATTCTGAGCATTTTCAAGGCATTGCCGCGCAGCCTGCCGATGCAGTTGGTGCTGCTGGAGCGGCATCCGCTGGGCAGCCAGGTGTTCATGCCGCTCTCAGGCATGCCGTATTTGGTGGTGGTGGTCGAGGCCGGTCCGGTGCCGGACCTGGCGCAGATCCGCTGCTTTCGTGCCGAGCCGGGCCAGGGGGTGAACTACGCCAGGGGCACCTGGCACCACCCGCTGATTGCGCTGCAAGCGCCCAGCGACTTTCTGGTGGTGGACCGCGGTGGCCAGCCGGGGGACGCGAACTGCGACGAACACCCGCTGGCGGGTGAGCCGATCTGGATTACGGCGTAGGCAAGGCATCCATCGCGTTGGCAATCGCACCCGGCGTGGTGAACCAGATATCACTGCGGTACCGGGCAATATGCTGCAAAGCCCGGCGCAGGTGCCGCAGGCGATACGGCTGGCCGACGATGTAAGGGTGCAGCGCAATGCCCATCACCAGCGGCTGGGCCTGGGACTGCAGCAGCATTTCGTCGAAATTGTCGATGACCATCTGGGCGAAGTCTTTGCCATCCATCTGGCGGCCCATGACCATCGGAATATCGTTGAGCTCCTGCGGGTACGGAATCGACCAGATGGGGCCGCTGCGGGTCTGCATGGCCACCGGCTGGTCATCATGGCACCAGTTCAGGGTGTAGCGGTAGCCGGTTTCACGCAGCAAGTCGGGGGTGCGCGCGGTTTCGGCAATCCAGGGCGATAGCCAACCTGCAGGTGCGGTGCCGCTGTGCTGCAGCATCAGGTCCCGGCACGACTGCAGCAAATCGCGCTCCTGCGCCTCGACCATACCGTTTTGCCGCTCGGCATTGGTGTGGCCGTGGCCAATGAGTTCGTCGCCGCGGGCCACGCAGGCCGCCACGACTTCGGGGCAATGGTCGTACAAGGCAGTGTTGATAAGCACACCCGCAGGCAGATCGAGCGCGTCAAACAACTCCAGGCATCGCCACACTCCCACCCGGTTGCCATACTCGCGCCAGCTGTAGTTCAGCACATCCGGCTGCGGCGACACCGGCCCCAGGTTGGCTCCCAGGCCTTCGCCGAAAGCGAAGTGTTCGATGTTGAAGCCCAGGTACACCGCCAGCCGGGCTCCATTGGGCCAGCGGTAGTCGGGCCGTTGGTGGATGGCCGAGTAGCCGAAACGGCCATGGCCAGGAACCGTGTGGTAGCGGTCGGGCAGCATGCACCGACCTCTAGTCGCGCAGCTCCAGAGATCGGTTGACCCGCAGCGCTACCAGGGTGCAAATCGCCCCTGAAAACAGGTAAATACTGACGTAAGCCAGCCCGAAATGGGCCGACAAACCGAGGGCGACCAGGGGCGCAAAGGCCGCACCAATCAACCAGGCTAAATCGGATGTCAGCGCTGCGCCGGTGTAGCGGTACTGGGGTTCAAAGTTGGAGCTCACTGCCCCGGCAGCTTGGCCGTACGACAGGCCCAGCAAGGCAAACCCCACCAGAATGAACACGTCTTGCCGGAAAGGTTCGCCGTCCAGCAGCATGGGCGCAAACAGGCTAAATATCGCAATTAGCACGGCCAAACTGCCCAACGTACTGCGCCGACCCACCCGGTCTGCAATGACTCCGGATGCAATGATGCCCAGCATGGCAATCGCTGCGCCAATCATTTGCACAATCAACACGTCGGCGACGGGCTGCGTGGCGTACAAGGTGATCCACGACAGCGGGAAAACGGTGACCAGATGGAACAGTGCATAGCTGGCCAAAGCGGCAAATGCGCCGATCAGCAGGTTGCTGCCCTGCGCCTGCACCAAGTCGCCCACATTGCTGGGCTCCAGTTTGTGCTCGTTGAGCAAATGGTCGTATTCATCGGTCACCACCAGGCGCAGGCGGGCAAACAGCGCCACCACGTTGATCGCAAAAGCCACGTAAAACGGGTAACGCCAGCCCCAATCCATAAAGTCCACGGGCCACAGGCTGGAGTGCAAGTACAGAAACAGGCCGCTAGCCACGATGAAACCGATGGGCGCGCCCAACTGGGGGATCATGGCGTACCAGCCGCGGCGGTTCTTGGGGGCGTTCAAGGCCAGCAGCGAGGGCAGGCCATCCCAGGAACCACCGAGCGCAATCCCTTGCAGAAAACGCAAAATCGACAGGAAAACGATGGAGGTGAACCCCAGGCTGGCGTAGCCCGGCAGGAAGGCAATTCCCACCGTGGCAATCCCCAGCAGAAACAGCGATCCGGTCAGCTTGGCCCCGCGTCCCCACCGCCGCTGGATGGCCATGAAGGCCACCGTGCCGATGGGCCGGGCGATGAACGCAAACGAGAAGATCACAAACGACAGCAGCGTGCCGTCCAGCCGACTCTCGAAGGGGAAAAATATTTCGGGGAATACCAGCACCGAGGCGATGCCGTAAACAAAATAGTCAAAATATTCAGACGCCCGGCCAATGATCACGCCGATGGCGATTTCACCGGGTGCGATCTTGGAGTGGTCTGCAACAGAAGCCCTCGCATCCCGCTCAAAGGTGGACGGTACTTCAGCGGTGTGTTCATGATTAATGCTGGACATCATGTTTGCTCGTGATTCGGAGGTTGTAATATACAGACGCTGCGGGACAACACAGCCAAGAGAATGATGCCATAGGACAAAACGCCCTACCCCCATCGCCCACGAATAAACGTAAATTTCATACACTATGCGATCACGTCATCTCACATTGTCCGGCATGCCCTCCTTCAAAAACCTACGCGGATTGCTTCTGTTTCCAGCCATCGTTTTACTGGCTGGTTGCAACACCGTACTGATGAATCCATCTGGCGATGTGGCACTGCAGCAACGCGATCTGATCGTCGTATCGACGGTGCTGATGCTGTTGATCATCGTCCCGGTGATTGCCCTGACCTTGTTGTTCGCCTGGCGCTACCGCAAGTCCAATACCGCCGCCACATACGACCCAGAATGGCACCATTCCACCCAGCTGGAACTGGTGATCTGGGCGGCACCGCTGCTGATCATCATTGCCCTGGGCGCCATCACGTGGATCAGCACCCACACTCTGGACCCGTACCGCCCGCTGCAGCGCATTGACGCGAGCCGCGATGTAATCCCAGGCACCGAGCCGCTGGTGGTGGAAGTGGTGGCGCTCGACTGGAAATGGCTGTTTATTTACCCGGAGCTCGGTATTGCCACCGTCAATGAGTTGGTGGCCCCGGTGGACCGGCCCATTGCCTTCAAGATCACCGCATCGTCGATCATGAACTCGTTCTTCGTGCCTGCGTTGGCTGGCCAGATCTACGCCATGCCCGGCATGGAAACCAAGCTGCACGCTGTGATAAACAAAGCGGGCGAATACGAAGGCTTCTCAGCCAATTACAGTGGTGCTGGTTTTTCGGGCATGCGCTTCAAGTTTCTGGGCATGAGCACGGAGAAGTTTGATGCTTGGGCCAAAGCCACCAAATCGGGCGGCGGTGCGCTGAGCCGCGAGAGCTATATCCAGCTGGCACAGCCCAGCGAGCGCGACCCGGTGCGTCGTTACGCCACGGTGGCGCCCGATTTGTATGACGCCATTCTGAACCGCTGTGTGGAGCCTAATCGTATGTGTATGAAAGACATGATGGCCATCGACGCCAGTGGCGGCCAAGGCAAGCCAGGTACCTACAACATCGCTTCGCTGGACACCGCCACGCGCAAGCGTCTGGGCATCGAAGGCACACCTGCACGTAGCTACGTGGGTGCCATGTGCACTGTGGCCAACCCCACAGGCGCTGCACTGGTGTCTGGTGCCCAGCCCGGTTAAGTTTTCGCCTACGCATTTTTTTACCCCGCGCCGCTCACTACGGCATTTCGGCCTGCGCCGCATTATTTTTGGCATCCGGAATAACGATGTTCGACAACCTCGATCTTACGAAGCTCATTTTTGGCCGTCTCACCTGGGAGGCGATTCCATTCCACGAACCAATCCTGCTGGCGACTTTTATCGCCGTCGCGATCGGCGGTGCTGCCGTGCTGGGAGCGCTGACCTATTTCAAGCTCTGGGGCTACCTGTGGAGTGAATGGTTTACCAGCATCGACCACAAAAAGATCGGCATCATGTACATGATTCTGGGTCTGGTGATGCTGCTGCGCGGCTTTGCCGATGCGGTGATGATGCGCTTGCAGCAGGCCTTGTCGTTTGGGGACTCCACCGGCTTTTTGCCACCGCACCACTACGACCAGGTCTTCACCGCACACGGTGTGATCATGATCTTCTTCGTGGCTATGCCCTTCGTGACCGGACTGATGAACTTTGTGCTGCCGCTGCAGATCGGCGCCCGCGACGTGGCCTTTCCCTTCCTGAACAACTTCAGTTTCTGGATGACAGCCGGTGGGGCGGGCTTGACGATGGCCTCGCTGTTTGTGGGTGAATTTGCCCGTACCGGCTGGCTGGCGTATCCCCCGCTGTCGGGCATTCTGTACAGCCCCGACCCGGGGGTGGACTACTACATCTGGTCCCTGCAGATCGCGGGTGTTGGCACCTTACTGTCGGGCATCAACCTGCTGGCCACCATCATCAAGATGCGCGCCCCTGGCATGGGCCTGATGAAAATGCCGATCTTTGTATGGACGGCCCTGTGCACCAACGTGTTGATCGTTATGGCCTTCCCGGTGCTGACCGCCGTGCTGGGGTTGCTGTCGATGGACCGCTACGTAGGCACCAACTTCTTCACCAATGATTTCGGCGGCAACGCCATGATGTATGTGAACCTGATCTGGATCTGGGGTCACCCCGAGGTTTACATCTTGGTGCTACCTATCTTCGGCGTTTTCTCTGAAGTGGTCGCCACGTTCTGCAGCAAGCGCCTGTTTGGCTATGCGTCCATGGTGTACGCAACCATCGTGATCACCATCCTGTCGTACCTGGTGTGGCTGCACCACTTCTTCACCATGGGTTCGGGTGCCAGCGTGAATTCGTTCTTTGGCATCACCACCATGATCATCTCGATTCCCACCGGGGCCAAAATTTTCAACTGGTTGTTCACCATGTACCGTGGACGCATCCGCTTTGAAGTCCCCATGCTGTGGACCATGGGCTTCATGGTGACCTTCACCATCGGCGGCATGACTGGTGTACTGCTGGCCGTGCCCCCCGCAGACTTTGTGTTGCACAACAGCCTGTTCCTGATTGCCCACTTCCATAACGTGATCATTGGTGGTGTGGTGTTCGGCACCTTTGCCGGCATTACCTACTGGTTCC from Comamonadaceae bacterium OS-1 carries:
- the yhjE gene encoding inner membrane metabolite transport protein YhjE encodes the protein MMSSINHEHTAEVPSTFERDARASVADHSKIAPGEIAIGVIIGRASEYFDYFVYGIASVLVFPEIFFPFESRLDGTLLSFVIFSFAFIARPIGTVAFMAIQRRWGRGAKLTGSLFLLGIATVGIAFLPGYASLGFTSIVFLSILRFLQGIALGGSWDGLPSLLALNAPKNRRGWYAMIPQLGAPIGFIVASGLFLYLHSSLWPVDFMDWGWRYPFYVAFAINVVALFARLRLVVTDEYDHLLNEHKLEPSNVGDLVQAQGSNLLIGAFAALASYALFHLVTVFPLSWITLYATQPVADVLIVQMIGAAIAMLGIIASGVIADRVGRRSTLGSLAVLIAIFSLFAPMLLDGEPFRQDVFILVGFALLGLSYGQAAGAVSSNFEPQYRYTGAALTSDLAWLIGAAFAPLVALGLSAHFGLAYVSIYLFSGAICTLVALRVNRSLELRD
- the cyoB gene encoding cytochrome bo(3) ubiquinol oxidase subunit 1, whose protein sequence is MFDNLDLTKLIFGRLTWEAIPFHEPILLATFIAVAIGGAAVLGALTYFKLWGYLWSEWFTSIDHKKIGIMYMILGLVMLLRGFADAVMMRLQQALSFGDSTGFLPPHHYDQVFTAHGVIMIFFVAMPFVTGLMNFVLPLQIGARDVAFPFLNNFSFWMTAGGAGLTMASLFVGEFARTGWLAYPPLSGILYSPDPGVDYYIWSLQIAGVGTLLSGINLLATIIKMRAPGMGLMKMPIFVWTALCTNVLIVMAFPVLTAVLGLLSMDRYVGTNFFTNDFGGNAMMYVNLIWIWGHPEVYILVLPIFGVFSEVVATFCSKRLFGYASMVYATIVITILSYLVWLHHFFTMGSGASVNSFFGITTMIISIPTGAKIFNWLFTMYRGRIRFEVPMLWTMGFMVTFTIGGMTGVLLAVPPADFVLHNSLFLIAHFHNVIIGGVVFGTFAGITYWFPKAFGYKLDSFWGKCAFWFWCIGFYFAFMPLYVLGLMGVTRRMSHFEDPSLQIWFVVAAFGAALIAIGIACFLITLVVSYIRRDALRDTTGDPWGGRTLEWSTSSPPPAYNFAFTPRVHDHDAWWDMKKHGYVRPLAGFIPIHMPKNTAAGVVIAGLSTLVGFTLIWHMWLLAGLAFVAVIVACITHTFNYKRDYHIPANEVVRIEAARTQLLASHV
- the ybbH gene encoding putative HTH-type transcriptional regulator YbbH, with translation MDKSKPSNLDALRDLIGRESERLTPRMRDAARYAVDHPNDIALNPVATVAAAAQIAPAAFIRMAKALGFDGYSDLQRLFRAPLQHAGKPTFRERIRHFGGEQTLDNPDDPAEVLRAFSQANVVSLEHLQDDAASLPLQEAIALIQNARIVHVLGLRRSYAVAAYLAYALNRVGQPAVQITGLGGAIAEQASTASPQDLLIAISFPPYAADTLQVCEQVRLRGAKRLAITDAFMSPVAKGADLVLEVNDAKLLGFRSLTSAMCLAQTLAMGLAFAKRNKRSKKTPLVADLDDIDC
- the allA gene encoding ureidoglycolate lyase, which codes for MTTLVIEPLTAEAFRPFGDVIEASDNARHFSINDGFAERYHDLACIDVESGDGRAILSIFKALPRSLPMQLVLLERHPLGSQVFMPLSGMPYLVVVVEAGPVPDLAQIRCFRAEPGQGVNYARGTWHHPLIALQAPSDFLVVDRGGQPGDANCDEHPLAGEPIWITA